gaggacacacacacaaagagataaGGAATTGCCTAAGAGCAAAAAGCTGGTAAGTGGTGAGCCCAGGTGTGAGCCTTGCTTCAGGATCAAGTGCGCACCCCTGTGCTCTGGACTCCTTCCAGGTGTTGTTTCTCTTGCTGGCATTTTAACTTCATTACACCTATCTGTATGTTGGTCGTGGGAAGGAGGAAGCTCACCGAACACTGTGGCTTACCCAAGATTTGTCCCTCGACTTTCCCTCTTCACCAAACCCCAGAGCCACTGGCGGAATGTTCAGTTCCTTGGAATCCCACATGCCCGGGTTAGCTCCTTTTGCAAGCAGCCTGATGGATAGAAGTGAAGGGATGGTGCTCCTTATGAAAGGAGACGGGGGAGCTTAGTGAGCAGCGGCAGGGCCCTGCAGCCCGTCACACGCTAGCATCCACCGGGTTGAGTGGCTGCGCACGACcgcggcgggcgggcgggcgcgcTGCCGGAACGCTCTAGGCCTCCTGCGGAACCCAGGCCTGCGTGAAGGTAAATGCAAATCAGCTCCGCCCAGCGCTTCCCGCAGAAGGAGGGTTTTCTGTGTGCGCGTCTGGTTTCCTCCGCCTTCAGCCAGAATGCTGGCTTTATTTTTGCGGTTTATGAGCTTGAGACAGGGAATTCATTTCCTTGGTATAATATGACCCTCTGGAGAAAGTCTTGTCCAGATATATTTTGCTCCCAAACGCCGCCCTAGAAGAAGGACTACACTGAAATGAAACGGAGATGATTAAAGTCTGATTTATAGGTAAGGTGAATTGGTAGGATTATGCCAAATTCATTACATCcagagaaggtgaaagggaatGAAAGGGCTCCTCCCGGGAGATGGAAacctttgtaaaaataaatatttatggtgcACATACCTTTAACTCAGCTAGTAGCcaggttatattttattatattcaccaccatttcccttttctgtttctCACCAGGCTGTACAAGCCCTGAAAGCAAGAACGGGGTTCACGGCATCTTGATACCCCCATGTGGGGACGTTTTGGCGATTTTATTTACAAGAAAGGGATTTTACACCGGAGAGGCTTTTAAATATGCTAACAGACTGGACCAGCTTTCTCATCCCCACTGGCTGATTAATGATTCCTCCATGCCAACCCGGTTCTCAGAGACACCAAGGCCAGGTAAAAACCACCCCTTCATCCCCTAAACCTTGCAAGAAGCACAGGGTCCAGAATTATGCTTCTTTCAGGTTCTAAATAGCACAATAAAACTAATAACAATAAGCTTTTAGTTATTAGATCAGGTACATTTTACTTTACAGTAAGCTTTTACTTATTGGATCAGGtacattttaaagcaatttttgaacattatttcatttgatcctcacaaccacactatgaggtaggtactatcatTCCATTTgaaggatgagaaaactgaggctcgaagatgttaaataacttgttcaagatcacagCTAGTCAGTGGACATAGCTGCCATTCACTGAGTGCTTCctgtgagccaggcacggtgaccaTCACATTAAaccaattatttatttcatgcaATAGTGCCCTTGATCCTTAGGAAGTGGCCTCCAGTGCTTAGAATTCCAAGCATTTGGTCCTCTGGAGATGAGAAACCATGGGAAGGCAGGGGCTCACTCACCCCTGTATCCAAAAAGTTGAGGATGGTGCCAAGGACAGAGACGGTACCAGGGACTCCAAAAATACTGAATGAAAGGACAGTAGAGGTGCTTTCCTGTGGGATCCCCAATCTCTCCCCGCCTTCAGGTGAGTCCTGCTGATGCTCAGGCTGCCCTTGGAACAGGGACCTTGGCcatagtttccttatctgtaataaTGGGATGAGAATTCCTCCTGCACAGGGTTGTTAGGGACCTCGTGAGGCAGCTTCTATGGCTGCCTTTGGTGCTTAgttttctcactttcttcttgAACATGGGAGTGGGGAGACGGACTCCTAAGGGTATGACACTTGAAGATTTCAGGAGGGGGCCTGCAGGTTTATGTCCTCACTTGTTTTACACCTCACAGAGGTCAGCGAAGCAGGGTATCACCAAAGCCCCACCTGATGTCTCTGGAAATCGAGTACTCCGTGTCTTCACCAGGCCCATGCCAGCTGTGAGGGGCAGAACCAGGTTTTCTGACACCAAACCCCAGGTTTCTTCCTGTGCTGGCATGGGTCCTTTTTCTGACTTGGCCAGCAGCCTCTCATAGATGGGGGTCTGATTAAATAGTTCTGGTGATGGGTggagtgatggttgcacaacaatatgaatgtatttaatgccactgaactgtacacctgaaaatggttaaaatgttacattttatgttatgaatatttcaccacaataaaaaaaagaaacaaatatggaTCTGTCTCTCTCACATGTCAAGAAATCTGGGGTAGGTAGATACAGTGGTTGGTTCAGCTGCTCCATGATGCCATGAGGATCTGGagtctggcttttttcttttcttttctttttctttttctttcttttttttttttttgagacaaagtctcactctgttgcccaggctggagtgcaattgtgtgatctctgcttactgcaaactctgcctcctaagttcaagtgattctcctgcctcagcctcccaagtagctgggattataggagtgtaccaccatgcccagctaatgtttgtacttttttggtagagacggggtttcaccatgttgaccaggctggtcttgaactcctgaccttaggtgatctgcccacctcagtctcccaaagtgctgggattacaggcatgagccacagcgcctagcCTGAAGTCTCTAGCTTGAGTTTTTGCATGATGGCTTTCATACTGGGCACAAGGTGTCCTCTGAAGCTTCTCGAGATTTTTTTCTGCTCAAGAGaggaggatggaaggaaaggGTGATGCTAGACATGGCTCTGTCTTTCATCAGAAAAGCCAAAGCTTCTCAGCAACCCTCCCAGCAGAATTTTCttatatctcattggccagaactcagtGTTTTGGCTTTGCTGGGCAACAAAGGTGGCTGAAAAAGTGGTCGCTAAACTTACCAACATTTAGAGCTGAAGAGGGCATCGGGGAGAAAACAGTTGGGAATGAGTATTGATTGGAAAACCAGCAGGCTGTTTCCAACAccctgctcaaggtcacaagtCTGTTATGTAACCATAGTTGGGACTGGAGTCTGCTCCTCTGATTCCCAGTCCTAAGATCTTTGGCTTAGACATTTAGTACATTTTGTAGTGGCTAGATTTACAATAAAAAGGACAGTCCTGGAGACtatctttaaagaagaaaaactctgCATTGCATGCACTGAAATTAATCGAATGCTAAGAGGTCATGTCGCAAAagcactgggcatggtgggagcCAGAACATCTCACCTCTGCCCCAGGCTGGCCAGAAATTTGGGGAAAGGTCCCAGTTCTCAGTGCTTATGAAATGtgattagttatttattttttaaaaatctggttagTGTTGTTCATTAAATGTCCGTTAAGTACTTTGGTAACTGCAGATGAAAGACCCTGTAGGGGGACAAACACTTGTTATTAACAACCATATGCTGTCAAGTGTGGGCTTATAACACGGGACCATATGCTCCAAAGGTTGGCAAAGAATGACAGAAGCCACCCACCATTCCTCCAGGCCAGGAGCAGAGTGGCATAGGGCTCCAGGGGACACTGAAAATCAGGAATGTAAACAAACACCCCTATTATAATTACCCTGCCATTGCAAGGAAGCCTGAATGTGCACACTTGGATTTTTGGGATAGCAGGAAATTGGACTGCATTCCCTCTGATCCCACCATCTCCTCCTTCCATGGGAAGCACCAAGGGGAATTTGCAGGCCCTGCCCATTCTTTAGCCCAAAGTTGGCACCCTCTCTTCTCTGATGAGTCTTCCTGGATGGTGCTGGGTTACACAGAtccttctttttcattctcaCCCCAGGCTACCATATATCCTGAACATTTTAGCGTGTAATGATAGTGAAGTTAACTTTTCATCCTGCCTTATAAGCAGTGTTAGGAGTGGGCACTGTTTGGGAGACACAATGCAAGGCTTTTTGAAACTTCCCAACCCTGAGGGCTAGCACATGTCCATATATACGGCAAACTCTCAATAAATACTAGAGCTGGACCTAAGAGCTGAGATGTCCATGGCTGTACCAGGTTAGAGTTTTATTTCATGATTCTTGGGATACCAGTAGAGTCGATTCCAGGATAGAGGGTGGAATAAGTGAGAGCTTCCACCCCTAAAAAAGGCACAATGCAGTTCAGTGCCCTTGCAAAGGATCCTTCCTTGTCAGATTACAGGGACATCCCCTGAGCTCAGGAAGACACTGACTTTGGAAATACTATAAGGGGAAAGAGCAACTCTGCAAAATTTGGAATGGGATCACTTCAAGAAAGGGCAATGCTTAAATGATAGGGGAAAAAATGCACCCCTGGTAGACTTGCAAGCAGAGTACTCAAATCAGCTGAGAATGCCCAAAATATGATTAcaaagaagagtttttattagttcAGCCTcagaatgcaaaaataaataaataaataaacaaacaggaaacaaatgTAATCACTTTACAGAGCGCACATACATTACTTAAAAGTAGCACCTTCATGGAGCCATATTTTCTGGTCATAATTGTGTATCAGGTTCATTCATGCTAATGAGAAAGGGATTCCAGATTTTCTTTGCATCTGTCTGCTTCTCACAGGGCTGTTAAGAAGCCACCTGCCATTCTGACAATTTCATGTCCTTAGCCATAACTACTTGTCCTCTCTCTTGAATCTTAAGATCTTTTTGCCTTCCAGACACTTACGGTGTTTCTGTGTCATCCTCCTGTGTCTTTTAGAGAGGTGGGGGTGAGGACTGCCATGGAAGCTAAAGCTGAATTTtaatttcaatcatttttttttttgagacagggtctcattctgtcacctaggctggtatgcagtggcacaatcacggctcaccatagccttgacctcctgggctcaagagatcctcctgcctcatcctcctgaacagctgggaccacaagcatgagccaccacgcctggctaattttaaattttttttgtagagacggggtcttgttatgtttcccaggctggtcaaTCATTTTTTTCTAGCCCTTTTAAAATTCAGGCATCCAAAGATTAAACTTGCTTAGAAGTGTAAGTGGCCCTAAATTGCTTTATCAACACCATCTCCAGGAAGTCTTCACAGACATGGGAACTAGCATCTTGTTCTCCTGGATCTTCTCAACAGGTTTGCATTGTCAGGTTTCCATGTAAGTATCTCTTGCGTTCCCATCCATCACAAGTGTATGATGGCACTGGTATCAGAACACTGCATTCTTCCTGATTGTCATAAAACTGATGTACTTGCAGCCTTGCTTGAAAAGTTGTcagtacaaataaaattaaattcacatTTTGCATAATAGGGACTGATCCTGATGGATCAGGTCATAAGAGTATGAAACATTCCATACATCCTGGCAGACAAACGTTAAATAACAGTAATAtactaataaatacataaattacttaaatatttaaatagcatGAAGGCCCATGGCAACTTGAGAGCTGGAAAATCTATACATAAATTAGCTGATTGTTTCAATGAGCATTTAGCATCTAACTATACAAATACAGCAAAGATATCATTGTGATCCTAAAAAAACGTTTTAAAGCAAATCAGATAGAAATTATCTTTTTGGGTCTATTCCGTTGTGTCTTTAAACATTTTGCTTAATATCTTCCACTTTTCCTCCAAATTTTCATCCTGGATCAGAACCTGGAAGAGAATGCCAAAAGTTGATGTGGGGTGACATTGTAACAGCAATGTCTCTTCTTATTTCTCACAACATATGATCCTGGGCAACTGGGTTTCAGGGATTTCATGCCAGAAGGCCCAGGCCTTCCTTATGTGGCCTGGAATTTGGCTGGCACCATGCTTGCCAGAGGCTTTCTTGAgggttttcttaaaataatatctgATTGTGTTACTTCCTTGCTGAAAACCCTTCAGTGGGTTTCAGGGCCCGGGGCCCCCAGAACAAGATTCTGAGTCCTGCAAGCTTGCAAGTCCTCCATGCTCTGCCTCCTGGctacctctctcttttctttgcctttctctttAGGAGGCCAGAACCCCGGTCTGTTTTCTTTCCTGCAATATCCCTGTGGCCAGCACAGTGTCCTACATAACAAAGGCaccaaataaatatctgttagtgAATAAATGTATGTTTCTGATTCTGGCAACTGGGTGCTGGCCACTCCATCCCCCTTTCCTCTCCAACACAGCCCCCAATCATATCCCTGCATCCAGGTGCACTGAGAGTGCAGGCCTGGGCTGGCCTTTGAGGGCCTGCTCACCTAACTGCAGGGCACAGATGCCCATTCGCTCCAAGATGAGCTATAGTAGCGGTCCTGGGCCCGCACGCTAATGCTGGCATTTTTGCGGCAGATGACCGTGGCTGAGGTCTTGTCCGTGAAGACTCTATCTTTCtgcaaaagagaaggaaagctgTGAAGACCCCTTGGCAACATAGTCACAGGGTAAGCTGAGCCTGTTTCTGCAATGCATACTCTCCCAAAACAAGCCCATCTTGGTCTTAGGGCACTGTGCTTGCAATTCACAGGGGTGTGCATAGAACTTGCACCACCTACTGGCAGACACTCCACATGTAGGTGCAGCTTTTGTACTTTGTAAGCCCTTGAGGGAGAAATCGTTTGGCCCAGCTTTCATCTTTCTAGCACAATTGCCTTGCCTCAAGACCCCATGGCCACTCACCCAGTCCTGAGCTGatggtgagagagagacagatttgCTCTAGCCATCCCTGAGATATTGAGAAATACCATATCCTGATCATTTCATCAGAAAACTTGCCTTCAAATTCTGGCACTGCTACTTAATAGCTGTGTAACTTCAGGAAAATGTCTTAGgttctctgtgtctgtttcctcacTTATAAATAGGGATAACAATAATGCCTACTTCATAGAATTATAGTTCAAGGTAAAAATCACGTCAAACTCTTAGCAAGTCTTTAGCACATAGGAAGCACTCAATATCACCTATTAGTCATACAGATCTTAAATAGGGAAAGTACTTGCCaagatgtaaaataatatttaggtAAATATCTATTCCAGGATAGCCTCCCTACCTAATTATTTTCCCAGAGAGTAACTAGCTCACTGAATTTCTACCACATGCTAAATGCTATGCTGAATTAGGGCTTTGTCCAGTGATTTTAAAAGTGGGGTGAAAGGAGTCTGGGGCGGTACAAAAGGGCCTCTGGAACCTTGCAACAGGCAAAGGAATTCTGCTGTAAGGTGAGGAAGCTGGGAAGCCAATATCTTAGCCTCTATAAGTGTAGACATTCtgtttagtaaaataattttataatatctgGAACAGCCAGGAGCTATCCATTTTGGGGGCGATATCTCTTGCCTGTTCTATCATTCATTACATGCACTCAGTTGAAACAACAATTTTAGGCTTCTGGAGCCCAGGTCTCCTCTATCAGGACTAATTCTGAGTGCCAAGATCAATGACCAACATCAGAGGTAGTGGAGTGGTTAGGTGCATGGCCTTTCTGTCTGGCAGATTGAGTTTATGTCTTGGTTATGTCATttcctagctgggtgaccttggtaaagtcacttaacctctctgagtcttcaATCACTTGTGAAATGATGATAATACTACTGGCTACCAACCATCCTTTTCTTGGGGTTGGGCTACTGTCCAATGAGCACGTAGTGAGGGCAGTGCTGCTAACACCTACACAAAATTCCTGCATCAGCTACAGCTTTACTTTACCTTGCCACAGTTTCTGGAAAAAAGGAAAGCCTCTTTTCCACAAAAAAGGGggtaaaaaaacaagaataacatCAGCTACCTTTGTTGCGTTAATTTTgtagattaagtgaaataaacatgGAAAACCCTTGGCACAGCTCTAGACACATAGAAAAGTGCTAAGAAAAGTAATTATGCATCAcataataacatttcagtcaaagAAGGATCACATATATGACCAGTGGTCCTATATtgttataatattgtatttttgctATATCTTTTCTGTTTAGATATACAAACCATTGTGTtgtaattgcctacagtattcagtacaggaacatgctgtacaggtttgcagcctaggagcaataggctataccataaaGCCTAGAAgcgtagtaggctataccatctaggtttgtgtgggTACACCATATATGTTTGCACAATGATATAGCTGCCTAAAGAtgaatttctcagaatgtatccctgttgttaagtgatACATGGATGTCATTGTTATTATCATCATTCATCTTCTCACTTTATGGTGGGCCTCCGTAAAACTGACCAAGGAATATACTGCACCTGAATCACTTCTTaccttttctctcttgctcttgcccTGGACCTGAACGCAGAATGTCAGGGAGAAGTAGGAATGTGGAGTACTCCAGGTGTCAGGGTACTCCCAGCTGACCTCCACCTGCCGAGAATTCTTTAATGGCTTCAGCTGCAAGTTCTTGGGTGGGTCAGGTTTGACTGTGGAAGAGGATAAACATGCTTTATTTTCCTAATAAGGCTTTGGAGTTCAGTGGTTTTGGCTTATGATCTCACTTGCACCTTTGATCAGCTGTGAGTCCACTGGATAGTTACTTAACTTCTGTGAGCACCTGGCTGGCAAATGTGAGGCACCTCTGCCGCAGGTGCTCACGCTGGTGCCTCGGGAAGGCAGTCATTATCAATGGCCACATCTCAGATCCACATGTATTGCAGGATCTGAGAGATGCTCAGAATCCTCATCACTGAACAATCAGATGGGACCGCACAGTGAGAAGACCTCTGCTTTAATGGTTATGGGCCATGCATTGAAGGACCACCCTGTCTGTGCTAATCCCTCACTTTGCACTGAACATGGAACTAAGCTGAGCCTCTCCCTGGGGATGAGATGATAGATTTTCTATTTACTGccctttcttttgtcttttcataGCTTTTGGTGCGGACATGTCTTGGAGCAGTTACAGTCAATTGTCTCTATGCTCAATTTGCTTGTTTATTCCATGAATACTGAGCGCCCATTATGTTCCAGCCACTGGACTGTGCATGAAGGATACAGCAGTGAGTTTCACAAAGACTCCTTCCTCAATTAGGTCTTCTAGATAAGAGGAGGCAGAGACATGCTAGGGTGTGTGGTTGGGCTCTGTAGGCCTGGCACTGCTCCACACAAAGATCACGGCTCCTAGCAGGTGCTTCGCACATATGCTTCCCTCTGCTCTTAACACAACTGACATCTTTCCTTTTGGTGTCAgctaaatgtcacctcctcagagaggccttccttggCCACCCTATGTGAACTAGACCCCACCCACCAAGTACAAACCCTCCATAAGTTTTGAAGCAAGTTCTCTGGTTCTATTACACTTTATCATGCTGCCTGGTCAATGAATAAATAGTAAAGGAAATGACTTATGGTGAAATCCCTatctgccaattaaaaaaaaagatgtccatTTTGGAAGGGTTTATATTCTAAGAAAGAAGTCCCTTTTCAAATGCTAAGGAAGGATTGGTTGGGAATAATTGCCATTAGTAAGGAAGCCCTGGTTCTGAATATGAATATTATGCTTGATTAGGCTCTGGGATTCATCATGGAAACTATCTGGCAGCTGAATCAAAGTGCAGTAAAGAGCAGCTGTAGTGGAGTGGATCTGGATTTGAACGGCTAGCTGTAAGATCTGAGATctggggcaagttgcttaacttttcTAAGACTCAATTTCCTCTTCCTTAAAATGCAGATAACAGTATCTACATCGTATTTTGTTTTTGGATGCAGAATAAAAGAGATGATGCTTGTCAACCACCTACCCCACAGTGCATGGGGCATTGTGAACACGTGACAAATAGTATCTTTCCTTATGGAGCACATATAATCATCCAAAACTCACTGATGTCCCTGATGAAGAAGCTGCTGGTGTAGTTTTCATACTTGAGCTTGTGAACGGCATCCACCATGACCTCAATGGGCAGACTCTCCTCAGCAGCTGGGCAGGCACTGTCCTCCTGGCACTCCACTGAGTACTCATACTCCTTGTTGTCCCCTCTGACTCTCTCTGCAGAGAGTGTAGCAGCTCCGCACGTCACCCCTTGGGGGTCAGAAGAGCTGAAGTCAAAGACAGAAATTAGCCTGTGTTACACATTGGGGAGAGAGTTCCTAGTGATTGTAGCCAGTAAGGCAGGTAAGGCCTCAACTGTTGTCTGAGGACACAGTTTCTCCAACTGGGCTGATTTCTACCCAGAGGGTAAGAAACTGCCCTCCCCAGGAGAAAAAGCTTAAATTCAAGAGCACTTACATGTCTCTGGACTAAATGAATatggaagtttttgtttgttttagatctAGAATCTCTGATTATTAAACCCCCTTGTTAAAaacttaaattcattttttcccattttaattataaaatcaatacacaaaTCAGTACAcactaattataaaagtaaagatGATAAAGATccatataaaggaaagaagtgtaTGTCTCCTTCATCCTTAACTGCTCTCCACAGGTTTAAGTACTAATAATAGCTTGTTGTATCCTTCCAgaccttcctttttctttttctttctctctctctctctctttttttttttaagagacagggttttgctctgccacccaggctggagtgaagtggtggaATCAGAccccactgtagcctcaaactcctaggctcaagtgatcccctccctctgcctcccaagtagctgggactacaggtgtgtgccaccacacccacctaatttttttatttttaatattttctgagatggggtctcactgtgttgcctaggctggtcttgaactcctggcctcaagcaatcattctgtctcagcctcccaaagagttaggatttcaggtgtgagccactgtgcctggccagaactttttCAATGAATATTCAAGATAAttgtatacacattttatatatatatatatatatacacacacacacacacacacatatgtatacacacattatatatataatccatGTTATATACATCTCTACATTATATATATccactatatatattttacttatacatatagattttatttttatgaactaGGATCAAATTGTATACATATGATTATGTAACCATCCTTTTCCCCTCTGAACATATTATGGGGAGCTCTCCATGACAAAACATATGGGTTGGGTTATCCACTTCAATGACTGCACATTAAGCAAGAGTATAGTGTACCatgttttatttaaccattcctcTGCTGATTATGTCTTTATGCACTTGGAGAAACATTTCTTTAGTAagcattttccttttaaagatgaaaaagtgaGACCCCAATGCTTAATTTACTCAGTGAAATAATGGTAAAGTCAGGATGATCACCTGGGGTTTGCTTCGGTGATGATTAAAGTAAGCCACATGGGGGTTAACACATAGGTCTTGTATTTATGGAAGTTGCTTTCTTACGGAAAGTCCAGGTGCATTGGACCAACAGCGAACTTCAGATTAGTGGTGTCAGCAGAAGTAAAAGGAGTTGAGGTGGCCCTGGGAAAATTTCGGGAGGCCTCATCGAGTTTTGGAGTCTGCTTCAGGGCCCCTAAGATCTACGCCCTGGagctcttgtttttatttttgactcaAGGTGCAATTTCAGCAAGTCATTTGTAGCTTTGAATTCTCCGTTTATCCCTTTCTTTGGTGCTATGAGGCTTCAGGAAGCATGGCCAGGCAATTTGGATGAGTGGGTTCAAACACAGCAGAGACTATTCTCAGTTCCCAATAATATCCTGCCCCAACACATACATTTATTCAAGCAATCGGCTAAAATCTCCATGTTCTTTCTTCAATGTAGACAAGGAAGGGCGGTTGAAAAAACACGGGTTTGACTTTGCTTTTCCCATTATCATTAACTGATAGGTCACTGAGAGGTTGCCCTTAATTTCTTAATGAAATAGTTCTAGAAAAATGCTGAGAAACCAGAGCAGTTTCACTCACCCTCTGCTGCTTTTGACACTGAATGTCAAATCAGTACTGATTGTCGTCAGCCACCAGCAGGTGAAACGTCCAGAATAATTCTTGGCCTCGCATCTTAGAAAGGTCTTATTTTTGGGTTCtggatttgaaaaaaacaaaaattcaatatTTAGGAGTTTTTTGCAGAAAGGTTTTGATTGTGATGAATCACAGATCACCAGATGGTACAGGGTGAAGTTCTTCCATGCGTTGCCTCTTGGGTAGCTCCATAAGGATTGGGAGTATCCCAGTGGGGTGTTGATTCTGCAGAGTACACTA
The genomic region above belongs to Homo sapiens chromosome 5, GRCh38.p14 Primary Assembly and contains:
- the IL12B gene encoding interleukin-12 subunit beta precursor, which produces MCHQQLVISWFSLVFLASPLVAIWELKKDVYVVELDWYPDAPGEMVVLTCDTPEEDGITWTLDQSSEVLGSGKTLTIQVKEFGDAGQYTCHKGGEVLSHSLLLLHKKEDGIWSTDILKDQKEPKNKTFLRCEAKNYSGRFTCWWLTTISTDLTFSVKSSRGSSDPQGVTCGAATLSAERVRGDNKEYEYSVECQEDSACPAAEESLPIEVMVDAVHKLKYENYTSSFFIRDIIKPDPPKNLQLKPLKNSRQVEVSWEYPDTWSTPHSYFSLTFCVQVQGKSKREKKDRVFTDKTSATVICRKNASISVRAQDRYYSSSWSEWASVPCS